Proteins encoded together in one Mycolicibacter minnesotensis window:
- a CDS encoding MFS transporter: MSTAYSSGIGEADLVAGVPRRRIAVAAMVGTTVEFYDFYVYAAAAVTVFPHLFFPTGNPTAALLASLATFGLAFVARPVGSILFGHFGDRLGRKSTLVASLLLMGVATFLIGVLPTYHQIGLVAPVLLATLRFCQGLALGGEWSGAALLATETAKPGRRATAGIWPQLGAPLGYVLATSIFLILFLWLGSGGAGADVTGPFLTWGWRIPFLLSAVMVAVGLYVRLRLTETPVFAQAKATGTPVNAPIAALLRGSWRRLVIGTLAMVVPYTLFFTVTTWSLSYGTAKRPPEGIGLGYGYAEFLGLQLIAVLFFVAVLPIVGRLADHFGRRPLLLCFTAGIMLYGSTFGLFLKPTASTGAVLVFLIIGMTLMGLAFGPMSAVLPELFPTNVRYTGSGVAYNAASILGAAVAPFITTWLAASHGVAWVGGYLSIAAACSFVALLAMHETRDAELVDV, translated from the coding sequence GTGAGCACCGCCTATAGCTCCGGGATCGGCGAGGCCGACCTTGTCGCCGGTGTTCCGCGCCGCAGGATCGCAGTGGCGGCGATGGTCGGCACCACGGTCGAGTTCTACGACTTCTACGTCTATGCGGCCGCCGCCGTCACCGTCTTCCCGCACCTGTTCTTTCCGACAGGCAATCCCACCGCGGCGCTGTTGGCCTCGTTGGCGACCTTCGGGTTGGCGTTCGTGGCCCGACCGGTGGGATCGATCCTGTTCGGACACTTCGGTGATCGGCTGGGTCGCAAGTCCACGCTGGTCGCCTCTTTGCTGTTGATGGGCGTCGCCACATTCCTGATCGGTGTGCTGCCCACCTACCATCAGATCGGTCTTGTGGCCCCGGTGCTGCTGGCTACCCTGCGGTTCTGTCAGGGCCTGGCGCTAGGCGGCGAATGGAGCGGCGCAGCGCTGCTGGCCACCGAAACCGCCAAACCGGGTCGTCGGGCGACGGCGGGCATCTGGCCGCAACTCGGTGCGCCCTTGGGCTACGTTTTGGCCACCTCGATCTTCCTGATCTTGTTCCTCTGGTTGGGATCGGGCGGCGCCGGCGCGGACGTGACCGGGCCCTTTCTCACCTGGGGCTGGCGGATTCCCTTTCTGCTGAGTGCTGTGATGGTGGCCGTCGGACTGTATGTCCGGCTGCGGCTCACCGAAACTCCGGTCTTCGCGCAGGCCAAGGCCACCGGCACGCCGGTGAACGCGCCTATCGCCGCGCTCCTGCGGGGCAGCTGGCGCCGGCTGGTCATCGGCACGCTGGCGATGGTGGTGCCCTACACACTCTTCTTCACCGTGACGACCTGGAGCCTGAGCTACGGCACCGCCAAACGTCCGCCGGAGGGCATCGGCCTGGGATATGGCTATGCCGAGTTTCTCGGACTGCAGCTGATCGCCGTGCTGTTCTTCGTCGCCGTATTGCCGATCGTCGGCAGACTGGCCGACCACTTCGGCCGACGTCCGCTGCTGTTGTGCTTCACCGCCGGGATCATGCTGTACGGGAGCACCTTCGGCCTATTCCTGAAACCGACCGCCTCCACCGGCGCGGTGCTCGTCTTCCTGATCATCGGGATGACGCTCATGGGTTTGGCGTTCGGGCCGATGAGTGCGGTGCTGCCCGAACTGTTCCCGACCAATGTCCGCTACACCGGTTCGGGCGTGGCCTACAACGCAGCGAGCATCCTGGGCGCGGCGGTGGCCCCGTTCATCACCAC
- a CDS encoding phosphotransferase family protein → MADEPLGLDPVAVTAWITELGLPVDGPLRFERIGIGQSNLTYLVSDAAGHSSVLRRPPVGKLLASAHDVAREARILTALGDTVVPTPQVFGLTRDVHDTPLLLMEFVDGVVVDRMAVAQSLSPQRRRQIGLSMPQALARIHAVDITEVGLDDLASHKPYAQRQLKRWAGQWEKSKTRELPALDDLTRRLNAAVPEQHEVTLVHGDFHLRNVITSPQSGDVIAVLDWELSTLGDPLADMGSLLAYWPEVGEEHIAGDFAISTLEGFPDRAELAQVYLDETGRDAATLQYWHALGLWKVAIIAEGIVRRVLDNPANKAAGGTPITAWIDGLVDKARAVADEAGIAR, encoded by the coding sequence GTGGCTGATGAGCCACTTGGCCTAGACCCGGTGGCGGTGACGGCCTGGATCACCGAGTTGGGCTTACCGGTGGATGGACCGCTGCGCTTCGAGCGGATCGGGATCGGTCAGTCCAATCTGACCTACCTGGTCTCCGACGCCGCCGGACACAGCTCGGTGCTGCGCCGGCCCCCGGTGGGAAAACTGCTGGCCTCGGCCCACGATGTCGCCCGGGAAGCACGCATCCTCACAGCACTGGGCGACACTGTCGTCCCCACGCCGCAGGTGTTCGGACTGACCCGAGACGTTCACGACACCCCGTTGTTGTTGATGGAGTTCGTCGACGGAGTGGTGGTGGACCGGATGGCGGTGGCGCAGTCGCTGTCTCCCCAGCGGCGCCGGCAGATCGGTTTGTCCATGCCCCAAGCCCTGGCCAGGATCCACGCCGTCGACATCACCGAGGTCGGTCTGGATGATCTGGCCAGCCACAAGCCCTACGCTCAGCGTCAGCTCAAACGCTGGGCCGGACAATGGGAGAAATCCAAGACGCGAGAGCTGCCCGCACTCGACGACCTGACCCGGCGACTGAACGCCGCGGTCCCGGAGCAACATGAGGTGACGTTGGTGCACGGCGACTTTCATCTGCGCAACGTGATCACCTCGCCGCAGAGCGGCGACGTCATCGCGGTGCTCGATTGGGAGTTGTCCACCCTGGGCGACCCGCTGGCCGACATGGGCAGCCTGCTTGCCTACTGGCCAGAGGTGGGCGAAGAGCACATCGCCGGTGATTTCGCCATCAGCACCCTGGAAGGTTTCCCGGATCGAGCGGAACTCGCCCAGGTGTATTTGGACGAGACCGGCCGTGACGCGGCGACGCTGCAGTACTGGCATGCCCTCGGGCTCTGGAAGGTCGCGATCATCGCCGAGGGCATCGTGCGGCGGGTGCTGGACAACCCGGCCAATAAGGCCGCAGGTGGCACCCCGATCACCGCGTGGATCGACGGCTTGGTGGACAAGGCGCGTGCGGTTGCCGACGAGGCGGGCATCGCCAGGTGA
- a CDS encoding SDR family oxidoreductase, giving the protein MTTQDFTGRTAIITGGSRGIGLAIGQRLAEAGANVVLTSRDQESADAAAAQIAGSALGVAAHVADDEAAQRCIDATLERFGRIDILVNNAGTNPAFGRLIDQDHARFAKIFDINLWGPLLWTSCVVRAWMGDHGGVVINTASIGGMSHAPLMGMYNATKAALIHVTKQLALELSPGIRVNAICPGVVRTKLAEVLWKEHEHALADTMPLGRIGEPVDVADAVAFLASDAASWITGQTLVMDGGQILGDATGFRGGLGG; this is encoded by the coding sequence ATGACGACACAGGATTTCACCGGTCGGACGGCGATCATCACCGGCGGGTCACGAGGAATCGGGCTGGCGATCGGACAGCGGTTGGCCGAGGCGGGCGCCAACGTGGTGCTGACCTCACGAGATCAGGAGAGTGCCGACGCCGCCGCGGCCCAGATCGCCGGCAGTGCGTTGGGCGTGGCCGCCCATGTCGCCGACGACGAGGCGGCCCAGCGCTGCATCGACGCCACCCTGGAACGCTTCGGCCGCATCGACATCCTGGTCAACAACGCGGGCACCAATCCGGCGTTCGGACGGCTCATCGACCAGGACCATGCCCGGTTCGCCAAGATCTTCGACATCAACCTGTGGGGGCCACTGCTGTGGACGTCCTGCGTAGTGCGGGCGTGGATGGGCGATCACGGGGGCGTGGTAATCAACACGGCCTCGATCGGCGGCATGAGCCATGCGCCGCTGATGGGCATGTACAACGCCACCAAAGCGGCGCTGATCCACGTCACCAAACAACTCGCGCTGGAACTGTCCCCGGGGATCCGGGTCAACGCGATCTGCCCTGGAGTGGTGCGCACCAAGCTTGCCGAGGTGCTGTGGAAAGAACACGAGCACGCGCTGGCGGACACCATGCCCCTAGGCCGGATCGGCGAGCCGGTGGACGTGGCCGACGCGGTGGCTTTCCTGGCGTCCGACGCGGCGAGCTGGATCACCGGCCAGACCCTGGTCATGGATGGTGGCCAGATCCTCGGTGACGCAACCGGATTCCGGGGAGGTCTCGGTGGCTGA
- a CDS encoding acyl-CoA dehydrogenase family protein, producing the protein MSLFEISERAKKYQADLLEFMDSHVYPAEAIYEEQMAEAGNPHFQPPILEELKSEARSRGLWNLFHPHPEWGPGLTNLEYAPLAEIMGRSPHLAPEATNCSAPDTGNMEVFTLFGSDEHKERYLKPLLEGTIRSAFAMTEPQVASSDATNVQLSMVRDGDHYVLNGRKWFASNALHQNCKVMIVMGKTDPDAATHRQQSMMVVPLDAPGVTLMRGLTVMGYQDREGHAEIDFTDVRVPVKDVLKGEGEGFAIAQARLGPGRIHHCMRAIGMAERALELLCKRAQSRVAFGRPIADNANIRDWIAEARIEIEMIRLLTLKTAYLMDTVGNKAAQVEIAAIKVAAPNIALTIVDRAMQVHGAGGLTEDFPLAGFWAHLRTLRLADGPDEVHKRAIARQELRKYREGAR; encoded by the coding sequence ATGTCCCTGTTTGAAATATCAGAGCGCGCCAAGAAGTACCAGGCCGACTTGCTGGAGTTCATGGATTCCCATGTGTATCCGGCCGAAGCGATCTACGAGGAGCAGATGGCCGAGGCGGGGAACCCGCATTTCCAGCCCCCGATCCTCGAGGAACTCAAATCTGAAGCGCGCAGCCGCGGCCTGTGGAATCTCTTCCATCCGCATCCCGAATGGGGGCCGGGACTGACCAACCTCGAATACGCGCCGCTGGCCGAGATCATGGGCCGTAGCCCGCATCTGGCGCCCGAAGCCACCAACTGCAGTGCTCCCGACACCGGCAACATGGAGGTGTTCACGCTGTTCGGCAGCGACGAGCACAAGGAGCGCTACCTCAAGCCTTTGCTGGAGGGCACCATCCGGTCGGCGTTCGCGATGACCGAGCCCCAGGTGGCCAGCTCGGACGCCACCAATGTGCAATTGTCCATGGTTCGCGACGGTGATCACTACGTGCTCAACGGCCGGAAATGGTTCGCCTCCAACGCTTTGCATCAGAACTGCAAGGTGATGATCGTGATGGGCAAGACCGACCCGGACGCGGCAACTCACCGGCAGCAGTCGATGATGGTCGTTCCGCTGGATGCGCCGGGGGTCACCCTCATGCGCGGCCTGACCGTGATGGGCTATCAGGACCGCGAGGGTCACGCCGAGATCGACTTCACGGACGTAAGGGTGCCGGTCAAGGATGTTCTCAAAGGTGAGGGCGAAGGATTCGCGATCGCCCAGGCGCGGCTCGGGCCGGGCCGAATCCACCACTGTATGCGGGCCATCGGCATGGCCGAACGGGCGCTGGAGCTGCTGTGCAAGCGTGCGCAGTCCCGCGTGGCCTTCGGCAGGCCGATCGCTGACAACGCCAATATCCGCGACTGGATCGCCGAGGCGCGCATCGAGATCGAGATGATCCGGCTGTTGACGCTCAAGACCGCATATCTGATGGACACCGTCGGCAACAAGGCGGCGCAGGTCGAGATCGCCGCGATCAAGGTCGCTGCACCCAACATCGCTCTGACGATCGTCGACCGGGCCATGCAGGTGCACGGCGCCGGCGGGCTCACCGAAGACTTCCCGCTGGCCGGCTTCTGGGCCCACCTGCGTACCCTGCGGCTTGCCGACGGCCCCGACGAGGTCCACAAGCGCGCGATCGCGCGCCAGGAATTGCGCAAGTATCGCGAGGGCGCGCGATGA
- a CDS encoding SDR family oxidoreductase: MKVAERVAIVTGGGGGIGGALAEALAQAGAKVVVADLDADAAAAVVDQINAAYPGAAVGRGGDVSDTTTIEELIALAEDQFGPVDFYFANAGMTGAPGLPGEADWDLAIDVNLRAHIRAAQLLIPDWVRRGEGYFVSTASAAGLLTQLGAATYSVTKHAAVGFAEWLNITYGDQGVRVSCLCPMGVNTKLLYAGEQSGDPLGDLATRAVTTAGEVLEPADVAAAVLAAIDEERFLILPHPVVLEMFRHKAGDYDRWLRGMRRYQRGLLDSEVS; the protein is encoded by the coding sequence ATGAAGGTTGCCGAACGGGTCGCGATCGTCACCGGCGGTGGTGGCGGCATCGGGGGCGCGCTGGCCGAGGCGCTGGCCCAGGCCGGAGCAAAAGTTGTGGTGGCTGACCTCGACGCGGATGCCGCGGCGGCTGTCGTCGACCAGATCAACGCCGCGTATCCCGGCGCGGCGGTGGGGCGCGGCGGCGACGTCTCCGACACCACGACCATCGAGGAGCTGATCGCGCTGGCGGAGGACCAGTTCGGTCCGGTCGACTTCTATTTCGCCAACGCCGGGATGACCGGGGCTCCTGGTCTACCCGGGGAAGCCGACTGGGACCTGGCCATTGATGTCAACCTGCGGGCCCACATCCGCGCCGCACAGTTGCTGATCCCCGATTGGGTACGCCGGGGCGAAGGCTACTTCGTGTCGACCGCGTCGGCGGCGGGGCTGCTCACTCAGCTCGGTGCCGCCACCTACTCGGTCACCAAACACGCAGCAGTCGGATTCGCCGAATGGCTCAACATCACCTACGGCGATCAGGGCGTACGGGTCAGTTGCCTGTGCCCGATGGGTGTTAACACCAAGTTGCTCTACGCCGGCGAACAATCCGGCGATCCGCTCGGCGACCTGGCCACTCGGGCGGTCACCACCGCCGGCGAGGTCCTCGAACCCGCTGACGTCGCCGCCGCGGTTCTCGCCGCCATCGACGAGGAGCGTTTCCTGATCCTGCCGCACCCTGTGGTGCTGGAGATGTTCCGGCACAAGGCAGGCGACTACGACCGCTGGCTGCGCGGCATGCGCCGCTACCAGCGTGGCCTGCTCGACTCCGAAGTGTCCTAG
- a CDS encoding TetR/AcrR family transcriptional regulator, translated as MDVVPAAPARQFPATVRGARTRAGLVAAARKVFERDGYLDAKLTDITKAAGCATGSFYTYFANKEEIFAAVLEQAQQDMMHPGMGRVSDSDDPYAVLEASNRAYLEAYRRNAQLMGLLEQVSQVDPKFRAFRAQRADAFIQRNAAGIADLQARGIAGADVDPLLASRALSGMVSRLAYVTFVGEGAGLGSGADFETLVATVTRLWANALQFRAGHESNMKSDSTNVATAAN; from the coding sequence ATGGACGTCGTGCCGGCCGCCCCGGCCCGCCAATTCCCGGCGACGGTGCGCGGTGCGCGGACCCGGGCGGGACTGGTCGCCGCGGCCCGCAAAGTCTTCGAGCGCGACGGCTATCTCGACGCCAAACTGACTGACATCACCAAGGCCGCCGGTTGTGCGACCGGATCGTTCTATACCTATTTCGCGAATAAGGAAGAGATCTTCGCCGCCGTCCTCGAGCAGGCTCAGCAGGACATGATGCACCCGGGAATGGGCCGGGTGAGTGATTCCGATGACCCCTACGCCGTGCTGGAGGCCAGCAATCGTGCCTATTTGGAGGCATATCGGCGTAATGCCCAGCTGATGGGGCTGCTGGAGCAGGTGTCCCAGGTCGATCCGAAGTTCCGCGCCTTCCGGGCGCAGCGTGCGGACGCCTTCATCCAGCGCAATGCCGCGGGCATCGCCGATCTGCAGGCGCGGGGGATCGCCGGCGCCGACGTCGATCCATTGCTGGCGTCGCGGGCATTGTCGGGAATGGTCAGCCGGTTGGCGTACGTCACGTTCGTGGGTGAGGGTGCTGGTCTCGGTTCGGGTGCCGACTTCGAGACGTTGGTGGCCACGGTTACCCGGCTATGGGCAAACGCACTGCAGTTCCGCGCCGGCCACGAATCGAACATGAAATCGGATTCAACTAATGTCGCCACTGCTGCGAACTGA
- a CDS encoding DNA recombination protein RmuC, whose product MDTALLILLTSLALLAVILQVVVLLRPTGASIAPDQLAALRGDSERVERTLRAEQHAGRAELAQAFHQWQTTLHRFGSTLQVSQDKIGATLDRQLKSLQAENTTQLEKMRATVDEKLQATLETRLAQSFTQISERLEAVQRGLGEMQSLAAGVGDLKRVLTNVKTRGIFGETQLAALLAETLTPEQYATNVITVPGSNARVEFAIRLPGATGAGEVLLPIDAKFPREDFERLLDAQEHADAAGEAAARQALIRRIESEACDICDKYLEPPHTTDFAILFLATESLYAEVLRQPGLFEKIQAKYKVTLAGPTTLAALLNSLRMGFRTLAIERRSSEVWQVLAAVKAEFGKFATVLEKTRKQLDAARNTIDTAGVRSRAIERKLRGVESLPEPEADTLLDGFGVGLDEVSEVDIEFS is encoded by the coding sequence ATGGACACGGCACTGCTGATCCTCCTCACGTCCCTGGCGCTGCTGGCGGTGATCCTGCAGGTCGTGGTGCTGCTGCGTCCCACGGGCGCATCGATAGCACCGGATCAGCTCGCGGCGTTGCGGGGCGACAGTGAGCGGGTGGAACGCACCCTACGTGCGGAGCAGCACGCCGGGCGAGCGGAACTGGCGCAGGCATTTCACCAATGGCAGACGACGTTGCACCGGTTCGGGTCGACCCTGCAGGTCTCGCAGGACAAGATCGGCGCCACGCTGGATCGGCAGCTCAAGAGTCTGCAGGCCGAGAACACCACACAGCTGGAGAAGATGCGGGCCACGGTGGACGAAAAGCTGCAGGCAACGCTGGAAACCCGGTTGGCCCAATCCTTCACCCAGATCTCCGAGCGCTTGGAGGCCGTCCAGCGGGGCTTGGGTGAGATGCAGTCACTGGCCGCCGGGGTGGGTGATCTGAAGAGGGTCCTGACCAATGTCAAAACCCGCGGGATCTTCGGCGAGACGCAGTTGGCCGCGTTGCTGGCCGAGACGCTCACGCCCGAGCAGTACGCCACCAATGTCATCACCGTGCCCGGTTCGAATGCGCGGGTGGAGTTCGCAATCCGGCTGCCCGGGGCCACCGGTGCCGGAGAGGTGCTGTTGCCCATCGACGCCAAATTTCCCCGCGAGGATTTCGAGCGCCTGCTTGACGCGCAGGAGCACGCTGACGCCGCCGGCGAGGCGGCCGCACGGCAGGCACTGATCCGACGGATCGAGTCGGAGGCCTGCGACATCTGCGACAAATACCTTGAGCCGCCGCACACCACAGACTTCGCAATCCTGTTTCTGGCCACCGAGAGCCTGTATGCCGAGGTGCTGCGTCAGCCCGGGCTGTTTGAGAAGATCCAGGCCAAGTACAAGGTGACGCTGGCCGGGCCGACCACCTTGGCTGCGTTGCTCAACAGCCTGCGTATGGGCTTTCGCACCCTGGCGATCGAGCGGCGCAGTAGTGAGGTCTGGCAGGTCCTGGCAGCGGTCAAGGCTGAGTTCGGGAAGTTTGCGACCGTGCTGGAGAAGACCCGCAAGCAGCTCGATGCGGCCCGCAACACCATCGATACCGCCGGAGTGCGCAGCCGGGCCATCGAACGCAAGCTGCGGGGAGTGGAGTCCTTGCCCGAACCGGAAGCCGACACCCTGCTGGACGGGTTCGGCGTCGGCCTCGACGAAGTCAGTGAAGTTGACATCGAATTCAGTTAG
- a CDS encoding IS110 family RNA-guided transposase: MTLTLGIDVAVRAAHQATLARDGVTLWRGRKFSTRPRDLERLWSDLELADPNDVTVVVEPTRNAWIVLAEWFRRRGARVVMVPTTQSADLRKYYSKHTKNDRIDSELLARLPLLHPEGLREYSGQGPADPLRRLVKQRSTMVKRRVAVYARLDALVELLGPAWYAVLGSNYGIAALEFLARYADPNAVIRLGQGRLSRFLIARSRGAWRDDHAASLIVAAKETLALWGPDGMNFAELADDIAHEAEQALFLTRQVKQIDERVANLYADADPDGIVASAPGVGPVISAVIAGRIGDPHRFTSLAAIRAYTGLVPKVSQSGLSKVESSITKAGDPLLREMLCTAADQARKVDPQIAAKYQRLMAGDRHHDSAICHLATLLVTRIASCMRNGQPYALRDVGGTPITEAQGRMIVTQRYQIEPRRRDNIRHQRMRDRRKQAAGQESQESPSAPTSQPAKPKPTSRHVA; encoded by the coding sequence ATGACATTGACGTTGGGTATCGACGTGGCCGTGCGGGCGGCGCACCAGGCGACACTTGCCCGTGACGGGGTCACGCTGTGGCGGGGTCGGAAGTTCTCGACCCGGCCGAGGGATCTGGAGCGGCTGTGGTCGGATCTGGAGCTGGCCGATCCGAATGATGTGACCGTAGTAGTCGAACCGACCCGCAACGCGTGGATCGTGCTGGCCGAGTGGTTCCGCCGTCGCGGCGCCCGGGTGGTGATGGTCCCCACCACGCAGTCGGCGGATCTGCGCAAGTACTACTCCAAGCACACTAAGAACGATCGGATCGACTCAGAACTGTTGGCCCGGTTACCGTTGCTGCACCCCGAGGGATTGCGGGAGTATTCCGGTCAGGGGCCGGCAGATCCGTTGCGGCGGTTGGTCAAGCAGCGCTCCACCATGGTCAAACGCCGGGTCGCGGTCTACGCCAGGCTTGATGCGCTCGTCGAGCTGCTCGGTCCGGCTTGGTATGCGGTGCTCGGCTCGAACTACGGCATCGCGGCACTGGAATTCCTCGCTCGCTACGCCGACCCGAACGCCGTGATCCGGCTCGGCCAGGGACGTCTGAGCCGGTTCTTGATCGCCCGCTCCCGCGGCGCCTGGCGAGATGATCACGCCGCCAGCCTCATCGTCGCGGCCAAGGAAACCCTCGCGCTGTGGGGTCCCGATGGGATGAACTTCGCCGAACTCGCCGACGACATCGCCCACGAAGCCGAACAGGCACTGTTTTTAACCCGGCAGGTCAAGCAGATCGACGAGCGGGTCGCCAACCTCTACGCCGACGCCGACCCCGACGGCATCGTGGCCTCAGCACCCGGCGTCGGGCCGGTGATCAGCGCTGTGATCGCCGGACGGATCGGCGATCCCCACCGTTTCACCTCGCTAGCTGCGATCCGCGCTTACACCGGACTGGTCCCGAAGGTGAGTCAGTCCGGGCTGAGCAAGGTCGAGTCCTCGATCACCAAGGCCGGCGACCCGCTGCTGCGCGAGATGCTGTGCACCGCAGCTGACCAGGCCCGCAAGGTTGACCCGCAGATCGCTGCGAAATATCAGCGACTGATGGCCGGCGACCGTCACCACGACTCAGCGATCTGTCACCTAGCGACGCTGCTGGTCACCCGGATCGCCAGCTGCATGCGCAACGGTCAGCCCTACGCCCTGCGCGACGTCGGCGGCACCCCAATCACCGAGGCCCAGGGCCGCATGATCGTCACGCAGCGCTACCAAATCGAGCCACGCCGCCGTGACAACATCCGTCACCAGCGCATGCGAGACCGCCGCAAGCAGGCGGCGGGCCAGGAGTCACAGGAGTCGCCAAGCGCTCCAACATCCCAGCCCGCCAAACCCAAGCCTACGAGCCGCCACGTGGCTTGA
- a CDS encoding class I adenylate-forming enzyme family protein, which translates to MADIVQIARRHNPFPATGVIRDSNGITRYARLPATLLDLLSEQVEERPDSEAVVELGGATLTYRQLWERAARVSGGLRADGLGRGDRVAIRYPAGLDWVLAFWGTLMAGGIPVAVNTRSAPPEVDFVLIDAGVRVDLAPGTALPDGRPYVVDGLEASDTAALFYTSGTTGSPKGVPTTHEAFVTNAENMVRTLGRSRSLGEEYRTLISVPLFHVTGCNSQLLIAVYTGGTAVIMPSLSLPDLIATLPAQRISSMVTVPAIYALLLRHPDFAAVDVSGVRWVGYGGAPTAPALVRSLRDAFGAATVFNAYGMTETASLMTVLPDCDALAHADSVGYVVPSGEIGVVPIGDDPGTGELVVRGANVMGGYWNRPDATAAAIVDGWLHTGDVVRVDEAGRVHIIDRLKDIINRGGENVSSVEVEAALLSAPGVADACVLAVPDDVMGEKVGAVLLGGQDGIDLTAVLDYCRSQLADFKVPQYVTVVSDALPRTASGKLLKAQLRAQVRWGTPLR; encoded by the coding sequence ATGGCAGATATCGTCCAAATAGCACGGCGCCACAACCCTTTTCCTGCAACCGGCGTGATCCGCGACTCCAACGGGATCACTCGCTATGCGCGGCTGCCCGCAACCCTGCTGGACCTGCTGTCCGAGCAGGTCGAAGAGCGCCCCGACAGCGAGGCCGTGGTGGAGCTCGGGGGCGCCACGCTGACCTACCGGCAGTTGTGGGAGCGGGCCGCACGGGTATCTGGGGGACTGAGGGCAGACGGACTGGGGCGCGGCGACCGCGTCGCCATCCGTTACCCCGCGGGACTGGACTGGGTGCTCGCCTTCTGGGGGACGCTGATGGCCGGGGGAATACCAGTCGCCGTCAACACCCGTTCGGCCCCACCGGAAGTCGACTTCGTGCTCATCGACGCCGGCGTGCGGGTCGACTTGGCTCCCGGTACGGCGCTGCCCGATGGCCGCCCGTATGTGGTGGACGGACTTGAGGCCAGCGACACCGCGGCGCTGTTTTACACCTCCGGCACCACCGGCAGTCCCAAGGGCGTGCCGACCACGCATGAGGCGTTCGTGACCAATGCCGAGAACATGGTGCGTACCTTGGGCCGGTCGCGTTCGCTGGGCGAGGAGTATCGGACGCTGATCTCGGTGCCGCTGTTCCATGTCACCGGCTGCAACTCTCAACTGCTGATCGCTGTCTACACCGGCGGCACGGCGGTGATCATGCCTTCTCTAAGTCTGCCCGACTTGATCGCGACATTGCCCGCTCAACGGATTTCATCGATGGTCACCGTGCCGGCGATCTACGCACTGCTGTTGCGGCATCCCGATTTCGCCGCGGTCGACGTGAGCGGAGTGCGGTGGGTCGGGTACGGCGGCGCACCGACGGCGCCCGCCCTGGTGCGTTCGTTGCGCGACGCATTCGGGGCCGCAACGGTCTTCAACGCCTATGGCATGACCGAGACGGCCTCGCTGATGACCGTGCTGCCCGACTGCGACGCCCTTGCGCACGCCGATTCGGTCGGCTACGTCGTGCCGTCGGGGGAGATCGGTGTCGTCCCGATCGGGGACGATCCCGGCACCGGTGAACTCGTGGTGCGCGGCGCGAATGTGATGGGCGGCTACTGGAACCGCCCCGACGCCACCGCCGCCGCCATTGTCGACGGCTGGTTGCACACCGGCGATGTGGTGCGCGTCGATGAGGCCGGGCGGGTGCACATCATCGACCGGCTCAAAGACATCATCAATCGTGGCGGAGAGAACGTCTCCAGTGTCGAGGTGGAGGCGGCGCTCCTGTCGGCGCCCGGGGTCGCCGACGCCTGCGTGCTCGCGGTGCCCGACGACGTGATGGGGGAGAAGGTCGGGGCGGTGCTGCTCGGCGGCCAGGATGGGATCGACCTGACCGCGGTACTCGACTACTGCCGCAGTCAGTTGGCGGACTTCAAGGTGCCCCAGTACGTCACCGTCGTCAGTGACGCGCTGCCGCGTACCGCCAGCGGCAAACTGCTCAAAGCGCAGCTCCGCGCCCAGGTGCGATGGGGCACGCCGCTGAGGTGA
- a CDS encoding VOC family protein, protein MKQQVHFVTIAATDLDATRNFYGALGWQSLLDVDGEIVFYQAAPGQVLGFFDADKFNQDLALPGDQSPVSGVTLAHNVEDPGAVIALTDAMAAAGGRVIKAPQAGQFGGVFHAHIEDPNGLIWEIAHNPGWRIGPDGTVSLA, encoded by the coding sequence ATGAAGCAGCAGGTCCACTTCGTCACCATCGCGGCAACTGATCTCGACGCGACCAGGAATTTCTACGGAGCCCTGGGCTGGCAGTCCCTGCTGGATGTGGACGGCGAGATCGTCTTCTACCAGGCCGCGCCGGGGCAGGTGCTGGGATTCTTCGATGCCGACAAGTTCAACCAGGACCTGGCGCTGCCCGGTGATCAGTCGCCGGTCTCCGGGGTCACCCTGGCGCATAACGTCGAGGATCCCGGGGCGGTGATCGCGCTGACCGACGCCATGGCCGCCGCGGGCGGACGCGTCATCAAGGCGCCGCAGGCCGGTCAATTCGGCGGGGTCTTCCACGCCCACATCGAAGACCCCAACGGACTGATCTGGGAGATCGCGCACAACCCCGGCTGGCGGATTGGTCCCGACGGCACGGTAAGCCTGGCTTGA